The genomic DNA GGTGACCCATGTCTTAGTGACAGGAGGGGCTGGGTATATTGGCTCGCATGCTACTCTTCGTCTCCTTAAGGACAACTACCGTGTTACCATTGTGGTAAATTATTAATACCTAGATTGCATTCTATTCCTTACTGTTGGAATTTGGTACTAATTCCAACATCCGACATTCGATCTTTACAGGATAACCTTTCCAGAGGTAACATGGGAGCTGTAAGAGTTCTTCAACGGCTGTTTCCACAGCCTGGAAGGCTTCAATTTATTTATGATGATTTAGGCGATGCCAAAGCTGTATCCTTTTTTCTAAGCttagtttgtttttgtttttttgtctACGTTTCTGCATTGCTGTGATATGTTTTGCACTTAACCAATAGTCAGGTGAACAAACTATTTTCAGAAAATGCATTTGATGCTGTTATGCACTTTGCTGCTGTTGCTTATGTTGGGGAGAGCACAATGGAGCCACTGAGGTAAAGGCTTAAAATATGCTGGTGTTCCTGTATTGCTCAAATATTTCAAAGCTTAGCCCTTTAAAGGCTTAAAATATGCTGGTGTTCCTGTATTGCTCAAATATTTCAAAGCTTAGCCCTTTACGATTCATGTGCATTTTATTTGATGTGTTATTTGCAAAGCACCCTATTTTCTTTTATTGTAGGAACAAAATTGCAAAATATGGCCAGATACTCCACAATATTGCATTATATCAAAATTCATTGATTATGCAAGTCACACCGTTTTGTCATCTCAGATGCACATTCCTGATTTAAGTGTGGTGTAATTTAGTTGGAAACACTCTGCTCCTTTAATTCCTTCTGTGCTGCTTCCTGGGTTGCATCTGCAGAAATTATCTATAGCAAACGTTGACTCTACTATATGTATGCTCTGCTAACACTGATATTACAGGTACTACCACAACATAACATCAAATACACTGACAGTGCTTGAGGCAATGGCGGCGCATAATGTAAATACTCTGATTTACTCGAGTACTTGTGCAACGTATGGTGAACCTGATACGATGCCTATTGTAGAAACTACTCCTCAGGTTGGCCTTTTGGTGCAAGCGTTTACTTTCTAAACTTTATGTATTCTGTCAACAATCTgattctaatattttctaaacTGATGCAGAATCCTATCAATCCTTATGgtaaggcaaagaagatggcagAGGATATCATCTTAGATTTcacaaaatcaaagaaatcaaacATGGCTGTCATGATCTTAAGGTTTGTTTTCCGTAGCCCTTATAGAATAGAATCCATGGAATAATTCTAATCTGGTCCCTGCTTCCTATAAATTAGATACTTCAACGTGATTGGATCTGACCCAGAGGGGCGGCTAGGAGAAGCTCCAAGGCCAGAGCTGCGTGAGCATGGTCGGATTTCTGGTGCTTGTTTCGATGCGGCTTTGGGAATTATTTCAGGGCTAAAGGTACTCTATATGCTCATTTCAACTTTATAAGTGCTGCATTCATTAATTTCACATTAATAACAATTATATATGGCTTCTTTTCTCATTCAGATTCGAGGAACCGATTACCCCACTACAGATGGAACTTGCATCAGAGACTACATAGATGTCACAGATCTTGTTGATGCCCATGTCAAAGCTCTTGATAAGGCTGAACCGGGCAAAGTTGGAATCTACAATGTTGGCACAGGCCAAGGTTGTCAAAGATCAATAACCAGACCAACAATTTCCCAGCAATGTAAACATAAGTCATACTTTTCCTTGTTTTTCTGAACATGGTGTTTCATGATTTGTCAGGTAGATCAGTGAAGGAGTTCGTAGAAGCTTGCAAGAAGGCAACAGGAGCTTCCATCAAGGTTGACTATCTTGCCCGTAGACCTGGAGATTATGCCGAGGTATATAGTGACCCATCAAAAATCCACCGTGAGCTCAACTGGACAGCTCAATACACTGATCTTGGCCAAAGCCTTACCCAGGCGTGGAAATGGCAGAAAGCCCACCCAAAAGGATATGGATCAGCCTGATTCAGAGTTTAATAGGTTCATCACGCAGATTCCTGGGTCCATATGCAGTCATATAGGCTTCATCAGACAGTTGGGTTTTGACCATAGAAACATTGCGGATAGACACAGAAAGTTCTGAAATTTTTTGATTCATGGGTGCAGTCAAATGGAAGAAGACAGAATCACAGAGAGAATGGCTTACGTGTTCCTTGATTAGGTTCATATATATAGGTTCTCTTTTGATtttgttgaaattttttttctttatatgtGCTGAGGCACTATATAATAACACAAATGCAAAATTGTGTTGTAGACAGAGTAGATGAATCTTATGTACGGAACCTATTATGGTGGTGGAATGAAAGGATATAAATAAGTTTGTGTATCTTTCCTTCCTTATTTCAACGTACACAAGGCTTTGTTTGCCATGCTGAGCGAGCGGAACTTTCTTGTGTTACTAGAACGGTAGATTTTCTATCGCTTACATTTTTGCATTGGTTGAATAATGAAGCATCAGCAAGGGTATCCTTTTGAACGATCCGGAAACCCAAATAAAATGTTCCTGAGCCTTTCAGGTCATCAGGTCAGGTAAGGTCAGTCATCAAACCTTGGCGCGCATTGCATTGCGGAGAAATCCAACATATTTCCGCCGATCTGCTGAAAGCATGAAACAGCTAGCGCAACGCATAAGAACGCGCAGGCGCACCTAGCCGTCCTCGTGCTCATTCTGCTGCACCTCCTTCTCCGCCGTCAGCTAGGGCAACTGGGCAAGAGGTTCCAGGTGGCCGGTGACCGTCCGATTGCCACGCCGCTCAAGCTCAACGGGTGCTCAGTCAGAGTGGGGGTGCCTCCTCCGGTTGCGCGCGCGGCGTAAAGTTCCAGGCTTCGAGGATCCGTCGAGCTCGGTTATTTAACTATTTCCCATGAATTCAAACTATAGCctgtgttcggcaggctggagctggagctcgtggctggagtggtgtgagaggaaaatactgttgggctggagctggagctggctgCCGAACGCAGAATTAGCACGGAAATTGTACTACCGTTGCTAGAACTGAACTGACAAGTGTACTGACAAGTGTTCTGTTTGTCCAATTGCTGGCACGAACGCCGCAGTCCTTCTCGGACACTTCCCCTGTGCCTGGCCTGCGAGTGAAACTCTCAACTCATTTCAGGGTTCAGGCCAGAAGCCCGGAAGGGAAACAAACTCTGAACTCCGGTTCATACAATCTGGCCAGATAATGCACTCGATCGACAGTTGTAGCTGGGCATATCCTACCAACTTCCCATTTGTTAGCAATCCCCTTCCTAATCCAGCAGAAGAGTACGGGTGGTGGGTCTGATACAGTACTAGATGAGTTAGGATACAAATACGAGGGAATTAGAGTTTGGGATAGGGTAGCAAGCAAGAGATCGGAGAAGGGTTAGAGATACATCAGGAAGTAGAAGGTAATCTAAGGGAGAATAGTAGAGGTCTAGAGGAGAGAGACCTGAGAAGGAAGATGAATATGTTCTGAATATTTGTTTGATGTCCCTCCTCTTCTTTTGCTCATGCTATTCTTTTTTATGCTTCCAGAGTGATTTCCATGGACCGCCTGGTCCAGTCTGCCGTTCGGCCATGCTGCAACCCCGGCCCGAACCATGGATGATCCCTAACACCATTATTCAAGGATCGTTACTTGGTTTCCGAAAGCAGTTATACTTTGCCTGAGAAAGTTGCAGGAAAGCGCGCGAGCTGCCACTGTTTAGTCAGACAAAAGAGAAACCACCAAGCGTTGGAGCATTCTCTCCGTAGCCCTCCGTACCAGCTGTAGGCTGTAGCTTGCATGCAGTCTGTTGTATTCAGTTCATTGTTTTTTGGTTGAAAACTCGGCAGTTTGACGCTTTTTATACATGATAAAATAAAATACATCCATTGTGCTGTAGACAGAGTAGATCACTTGTATGTGCGAAGTATGAACCTTCATGGTGGTAGAATGAAAGGATATAATTAAATTGATATatgctttttttctctcttattTCAAGGCCTCTTCAGACACAATAACATAATGTATTTCTTTGGACAAGTGACCTCACATGCAAATATATTATACAGAGAACATGTGATTACATATAGCATCACCGAAAAAGAAGGATAAGAAAAAGCAAAAGAATGATAGGTTAATCAGAAGCCCAGCATCGGTACACGATGTAGCTGCAGAGAGAGAGAAACTAGAAAAAGACCCAACACCTAAGCCCCCTATTATTTTAGCGGGACCTTTTTATAAAGTTTGCC from Panicum virgatum strain AP13 chromosome 7N, P.virgatum_v5, whole genome shotgun sequence includes the following:
- the LOC120682458 gene encoding probable UDP-arabinose 4-epimerase 2, producing the protein MPTTPRSRSQARTTRPWILPGMDFADSRRKPNFTGKIAVAAALTVMCIIVLKQSPGFSGTNVFSRHEVGVTHVLVTGGAGYIGSHATLRLLKDNYRVTIVDNLSRGNMGAVRVLQRLFPQPGRLQFIYDDLGDAKAVNKLFSENAFDAVMHFAAVAYVGESTMEPLRYYHNITSNTLTVLEAMAAHNVNTLIYSSTCATYGEPDTMPIVETTPQNPINPYGKAKKMAEDIILDFTKSKKSNMAVMILRYFNVIGSDPEGRLGEAPRPELREHGRISGACFDAALGIISGLKIRGTDYPTTDGTCIRDYIDVTDLVDAHVKALDKAEPGKVGIYNVGTGQGRSVKEFVEACKKATGASIKVDYLARRPGDYAEVYSDPSKIHRELNWTAQYTDLGQSLTQAWKWQKAHPKGYGSA